The genome window TGCACAGCAGCTATCCCGACTATATACTTCGCTTCCTACGACGCAGCAAATGCAGCTGGCCTCCGGTCATTCATGCTGCCCCAAAGGTAGACGGAAACATCCTGAAGATTCCTGCATCACGCATGGAATTGGCTTTCGAGCACCTTGCCAACGACAGTGTTGCCGACATTATCAGAAAGAACAACACTTATTCTGACTACGAAGTCCCACGCCGTCGTAAGAAAAACTATGGCTGTATGGCGCTCATCTATCGTCCTGCTTTCCGCTTCTTCAAGTCTTATTTTCTCAAACGGGGCTGTCGGGACGGTATCCCGGGGCTGATCCATGCCGTGCTGGATGCAGGATACCAGTTTGCCATCGTTGCCAAACTCTTAGAAGAAAAGCAAGCTAAACAAGGCTGATTGTAATAACACTAAAGAACAAGACACCCTTTCCCATCTCATAACTGAACCGCATACGCCTGCATATCCGACGGATAAAGAACCGCAGTCGGCCGAAAGAAGAGGAGGAAGCCACTCCTCAAGGCACGCACAAGCTGGCTATGGAGTGGGTATCTTCTTCTCATCAAAATTGAATGGATAGACAAGACTTCATTATGTCAAGTGAACAAAATAAAGACGTTAAACGCCGGTTTCACATCGTCTTCCTCATGTCACGCTTCCTTGACGGAGGAATAGATACGGTATTGATTGAATACCTTAAACACCTCGCAAAGAATGAGGAAGTAAAGGTTACCTTGGCAATCTCAACTGCTATGGGCACGCTCGAAGTGTACAGGCATGAAGTTCCAAAGAACGTGAAGACGGTCTATTTCTCGCAATCCCGTTATCTGACGAAGATCCCACAACGTCGTGTTGTCAAGAAAGCATCGAAAATCTCCAAGTTTTATGACGAGCTGGTCAATAATCCCATCAGACGTCATCGGGCGCAGAAAGCTATCAGACGGCTTGCAGAGACAGCTGACTTACTCATTGATTTCGACTGCTGTGCCTATTCCTTCCTGCACAATGTATGTGCAAAGAAGATAGCCTACTTCCATTTCAGCTTTGCACAGGTGATGAAACAGAACAGTCGTCGCATGAAACGCATCGGCAGGGAGCTGGAGAACTATGACACGGTTATAACCATCTCGAAGGCTATGCAGGAGGAGGGATGCCGTCTTTTCCCTGCTCTGAAGGACAAGATAGAGGTAATCTATAATGCCAAGAACCCTGAAATCATCCGGCAGAAAGCAGCCGTCACACCTGATGACGAACGCATAAAACGCCCCTTCCTTCTGGCGGTAGAGCGGCTGGAAGAATCGCAGAAGGACCTCACAACCCTCCTTGAAGCCTATGCCCTGTTACGCAAGGAATACCATCGGGAGGAATGGCTGTACATTATAGGCAAAGGAAGATCAGAAGATGAACTGAAAGAAAAAGCCAAGGAATTGGGCATAGACGACCGCACCGTCTTCCTTGGTTTCTGTGCCAACCCTTACCCGTGGATGCTCCATAGCAAGATGTTGGTTCACAGTGCGAAGTTTGAAGGGCTGCCCACCGTTCTCATTGAGGGGCTTCTGCTCAACAAGCTCATGGTAGCTACCGACTGTCCTACAGGTCCTCAGGAGATTCTTGACAATGGTAAAGCCGGACTGCTTGTCCCTGTCGGCAATGCGGCAGCGTTTGCCAAGGAGACAAACCGTCTGCTCAATGACAGCCAATTGCAAGCGTACATCCTCGAAGGTGTGCGTAACCGTGCCACCGACTTCACCTTCCAGGCTGTTGACGGTCAGCTCAAAAAGATAGGTATAGGAGTTAATAAGTAGGCTTCTGTATTGCCAACAGCCCGTGAGATACGGACTTTCAAATTGTTCTTATCGGGTGATGATAAAGCATTAATCATCAGAATTGTTATCATCGTCACCGTAGGGACGCACGCTTCGTATGCCCGGCAACAGCTTTTTTACGGACACATGAAGCGTATGTCCCTACAGGCAACATCCTTGTTACCCCCCTCAATGAAAAACTCTTCCCTCTCATAACCATTTATTTGTTTCCATTTGTTTTCATCTATGTACTGCATTCAATTACATTTAACCGTAGTTGAAAGCAATGACAATGGCACTTTTCCTGCACCTTTATACCCTTCAGCACATCAGGATATTATAGACCAGTGCAAATAAAAGTACTTAATTGCAATGCAATCAGGCGTTGGACGATACACGGGTAAGCATTACTTACAGTACAGGTGACGCACAGATTGAATTGCAGATTATCCACTGTTTCCGATTTCTTTTCATGAAAAGAATTATTTTTCTTCACGAAAAGAAATATTTATTTTCATGAAAATAAATATTTTTCATCATGAACATAACTCAATACAAAGTGTAGTTTTACCTTCTCGCCCTTTTTCTTTATACCTTTATTCTGTCTTAGTCATTCGTCCCAAATCATAGTATTTCAGCGGCTTGGATAGCTATGCAGCCCGCTTTCTCGTTGTCTGTCCCCAGTATTTGGAAGCAGTCAAAAGGGTTCATATATTTGCAGCAGAGAACAATGTTTCACTTATTAAATTCAAAGCGTATGAAAACTTTAATTTCAAAAATCATCGTTATCGTTGCCCTCTTGTGTGCAACCAATGTCAATGCACAGAACAACAAGCAGTTTGAAACACAGCTGGGTACTGTGCTGAGTAATGTAAATGCTAATGAAGCATCGTCAGTCGTGAAGGGAATGGAGGAGCTGAGGCGTATTGAAAAACAGTACCCTGATGCGTGGCTACCCACTTATTACCGCACGCTCTATGCTCTTCAGTATGCCGTATGTTTTCCAAAGGATGCTTATTCTTCCCTGTTTTTGGATGCGGTGAAGGCTGATGTCGAGGCGTTACAGTCGAAGAGCGGGGTCGACCACTCTGAAGCATTGACGCTGAAAGGATTTTATTATACGGCACTCATCGTGCAGAATCCGGCAGTGAATGGCAAGCTGTATTATGTCGATGCCATAAGCAGTTACAAGGCTGCGATGGGTATCAATCCGGAGAATCCCCGTCCCCGTATGCTCCTTTACATCTTCTTCGAGAATATGAGTAAGGAGACTGGAAAGCCGAGTATGAACGGACCCAAGGACTTGGAAACCATCAAAGAACTCTTTGCCAAGGAACGGAAGAACGGTTTGCAGCCATCGTGGGGACGTGAGCTGATAGGTTTCTCCAAGCAGAAGTAAGGACTGGGAGAGGATGCCCCTGTGCTTTTTGAGCGTGTGGGGACTGTGTATGACAGTTTATGTACTTAATAGATAAAAGTTTTACGGATACCCATATCGGGTGTCCGTAAATGGTTATAGGGTAGGAGTCGGGCGTGTTTCCGTGTGACAGGGCTTATTAATAGCATTCACAGTCGTCCACTGTCTTTTTGCAGCAGGTTTATCTCGAATTCTCCTTTTTATACATCGTCATTTACAAAAAAAGAGTCACATAAAGACCATGGATTTGCCACCTTTCAGAAAAAGGTGTATCTTTGAAGGCTAAAACCAATGATTGTTAAAATAAAAATAATAGTAAGCTATGGCGAATTTATTGGATGAAGTGACAGGACCTGTGAACGATGCAGGTCGTGATGTACACGTGATTGACAGGCAGCTGCCTGTACAGGTGGGCTTTGGTTCAACGCTCTTTCAGATTGCATTGTGGGTTGTAATTCCCGTTCTGGTACTGTTGTATGTGCTGGTTATGGGCGGTGCGCTGCCGAACGCATTGATGGTTGGCGTGGTAGGCTGCCTGCTGGGTATCCTTCCGGGTGTCATCTTCATCTTTATGAAGATATCTGCCCGTAATTACTTCCAGCAGCTTGAGCAGCGTATTCAGGCTGAGGCATCAAACATTGACAACTATCTGGAACAGCGTGTTCAGATACTTCAGAACGTGGCGGGGCTTGTGGAGCGTGCCATCGACCTCGATAAGGACGTGATGAAAGCCGTTGCTGCCCTGCGTGGTGGCGGTGTGAACGAGGGAAACAGAAGCGATGTGAACGCACAGGTGAATGCCGCTTTCGGTCGGCTCTTCCCACAGGTAGAGGCTTATCCGGAGCTGAAGGCACACAATGCCATTGCCGATGCGATGCAGCAGAACAACTACCTGCAGCGTGAGATAACGGCTGCCCGCACCGTCTATAACAGTCGGGTGACACAATGGAATACGGATATATTCTCCTGGCCTACGAAGATGATCGTGGCTGCCCGGCAAGGCTATACGACACGCATACCGTTTACTGCATCGGCTGAGACACGTGAGGCGGCAAGAGAAAAGTTCTTCTAAGACTGTGGAAATAGATGGTTGAGGATATCTATGATCCGCTAAACGAATACATCAGCACCTTTAAGGCGAAGTTCAAGAAGGTAGCTGAGGAAACCTTCGATAGGCTTGCCGATGAGGCGCAGGTTGATGTTGAGGCGAACCGTGAGACCTGCCGGCAGATCTATGAGGATGAGGCAAGACTTGAGGATGTGTCCAGTCGTATCGTATGGTGGACAGTGTTGTGTGTCATTCTGTGGATATGTGTGGTGGCAGGTGTTGCTCTCGTTTATGTAAAATGGAATGAGTTTCCGATGGAACACCTGCTGCTTATAGCCGGTGCCGAAGCCCTGTTGCTTGTCTTCCTGCTGATGAAGGTGCATCCAGTCTTGAAACGTCTGCGCAGTCAGAAGGGGGAGTTAGTGGAAAAGGTGGGGGCATTGAAGCAGGATGCCTGGAACCAGATGGCAGCACTGAACAGGCTCTACGACTGGGACATCTTCACCCGAATGATGTCGAAGACTGTGCCGAGGCTGGAGTTCGACCCCTATGTCACGACACAGCGTCTTGCTGACCTGCGCACTACCTATGGGTGGGATGACTCCTTCAATACCGAGCGTTCGGTGCTTTATGCCCATTCCGGACTTATCAACGGCAATCCGTTTGTCATCTGCAGGACACGCAAGATGGAGATGGGGCAGAAGACCTATCACGGACAGAGGACCATTTATTGGACGACAACAGAGACTGGTCCGGACGGTAAGACACGTACCGTGCACCGTTCAGAGACCCTGCATGCCAGTGTGACGGCACCTTATCCCGAGTATATCGAGCGTACACGGCTAATCTATGGCAATACGGCTGCACCCGACCTGACTTTCTATCGCAAGCCGAACGGACTGGCAGGAAAGGAAAGCTCATTGCGTTTCAAGTGGGACAGGTTCTGGTTGAGGCGCAAAGCACGTAACCTTGAGAACGGCGACTTTGCTATGCTGACAAACGAGGAGTTTGAGGTTGCATTCAATACAAGTAACCGAAACGACAACCAGCAGTATGCCTTACTCTTCACGCCGTTGGCGCAGCAGACTATGATGGCACTCCTGCAGGACAGGACGGAGGGCTATGGTGATGACTTCGATTTCGACAAGAACCGTATGATTAATACCATTATGCCCCTGCATATACAGGAGATGGAACTCGACATGAATCCAGACCAGTATCGCAGCTTTGACTTCGAGAAAGCCAGGAAAGACTTTTATGAGATCAACGCAAGGTACTTCCGTGCCATTTACTTCAGCTTTGCTCCTTTGCTTTGTGTGCCGATGTATCAGCAGATACGGTCGCAGCAGGACATCTATGGGCACGATATGGAAGCAAAGAGTTCGTTCTGGGAACAGGAGTCACTGGCTAACTTCTGGGGACAGGAGCACTTTGAGCATACCTATTGTGTGACACCGTGTATTTTGAAAACCACCGCAAAGGCGCAGGGTGACGGCAATACGCTGATTAATGTCACGGCACACGGTTTCCGTTCAGAGTCCCGTATGTCGTATATCAGCAAGCTGGGCGGTGATGGTTCGTGGCATGATGTGCCGGTGAAATGGTATGAGTTCCTGCCTGTTGAGGGCAACGGACAAATCCTTATGCAGGAAGATAACCAGCAAGGGGATGTTACGATGAGTCAGACACAGCGTATGACCCATATCAGTGATGTGTTACAGAAAACGCATCTGGACGTTTATAGGCGTCATATTGCGTCTAAGGTGTAGCCTATAGGAGGCTGATAAAAACACAGCGGACGGCAAAAACGATATGCTTTCGCCGTCCGCTGGATTATATAAGAATGATTTATATCTTCTCACCATAGCACAGGTCGCCGGCATCACCGAAGCCTGGAACGATGTACTTGTGTTCGTTCAGTCCTTCGTCAATGGCTGCACACCAAATGGTTGTAGAGTCTTCCGGGAAAGTCTTGCGGATGTGTGCGATGCCTTCCGGTGTAGCCAGCAGACAGGCAACGTGGACGTGGCGTGGCATTCCCTTGGAGAGGATAGCCTTGTAGCCAAGCTCCATAGAACCGCCGGTAGCCAGCATCGGGTCAGCGATGATGAGTGTCTTGCCGTTGATGTCAGGTGTAGCAAGATATTCCACATGGATACCTACCTCGTGATGGTCAGCATCCTTATACTCACGATAGGCACTGACAAAGGCATTGCCGGCATGGTCAAAGATATTAAGGAAGCCATTGTGGAAAGGAAGTCCGGCACGGAAGATGGTTGCCAGGACAACCTTGTCGGTCGGTACATTTACCTGTGCCGTACCCAATGGAGTAACAACATTCTTTGGTTCGTAGTTCAGCGTCTTGGAAATTTCAAAAGCCTCAAACTCTCCTATTCGCATAACGTTGTTGCGGAAGAGCAGGCGATTCTTCTGATAGTCTTTGTCACGGATTTCAGCCAGGTACTGGTTGATGATCGAGTTCTGTTCCGAAAAATTAATGATGTCCATTTTCTATCTTAGGTGTTATAGACAAGTAAGTTAGCAACTTGCCTTGCAAAATTTCGGCAAAAGTAAGAAATTAATTTGAAGTTTTGCAAAGTCTAATTTGCAAATATACCTGTGGTCATTGTTTTTTTAATTTCTTTAACCTTGTTGAGAAATACTTTGATACTTTTTCTTAGCTATTTTTTGTGTGAGTTTAATATTTATATTACCTTTGCGGTGTCTTTTTAATAAGACACTAAAGGTCAAAGACTAAATCAATTTTCAACTAAATACATTTATAAGAAATGGCAAAGTTTGATAAGAGCGTACTTGAGAAGTACGGTATTACAGGTACAACAGAAGTACTTTACAATCCTTCTTACGAGGTATTGTTCAACGAGGAGACAAAGGAAGGCCTTGACGGCTTCGAGGTTGGTCAGGAAACAGAGCTCGGCGCTGTGAACGTAATGACAGGTATCTACACTGGTCGTTCTCCTAAGGATAAATTCATCGTTGATGATGAGAACTCTCACGATACAGTATGGTGGGACTCTGAGGAGTATCACAATGACAACCACCGTGCAAGCAAGGAGACTTGGGCTGCAGTAAAGGACATCGCACAGAAGGAGCTTTCAAACAAGCGTCTTTTCGTAGTTGACGGTTTCTGCGGTACACACAAGGACACACGTATGAAGATCCGCTTCATCGTTGAGGTTGCTTGGCAGGCTCACTTCGTAACAAACATGTTCATCCGTCCAAAGGATGAGGCTGACTTCGACCAGGAGCCTGACTTCGTTGTTTACAACGCTTCAAAGGCTAAGGTTGAGAACTGGAAGGAACTCGGTCTGCATTCAGAGACAGCTGTTGTGTTCAACGTTACTTCCAAGGAGCAGGTTATCATCAACACATGGTACGGTGGTGAGATGAAGAAGGGTATGTTCTCTATGATGAACTACTTCCTCCCATTGAAGGGTATTGCTGCTATGCACTGCTCTGCAAACACTGACATGAAGGGTGAGAACACTGCAATCTTCTTCGGTCTTTCTGGTACAGGTAAGACTACTCTCTCTACCGATCCAAAGCGTAAGCTCATCGGTGATGACGAGCACGGATGGGATGACAATGGTGTGTTCAACTTCGAGGGTGGCTGCTACGCAAAGGTTATCAACCTTGACAAGGAGTCTGAGCCAGACATCTACGGTGCAATCAGACGTGATGCTCTTCTCGAGAACGTAACTGTTGACGAGAACGGTAAGATTGACTTTGAAGACAAGAGCGTAACTGAGAACACTCGTGTTTCTTACCCAATCTATCACATCAAGAACATCCAGCGTCCAGAGTCTCACGGACCAGCTGCTAAGCAGGTTATCTTCCTGTCAGCTGACGCATTCGGTGTATTGCCTCCAGTTTCTATCCTGGATGCAGAGCAGACAAAGTACTACTTCCTCTCTGGTTTCACCGCTAAGCTGGCTGGTACAGAGCGTGGTATCACTGAGCCTACTCCAACATTCTCTGCTTGCTTCGGTCAGGCATTCCTGGAGCTTCACCCAACAAAGTATGCTGAGGAGCTCGTTAAGAAGATGGAGAAGAGCGGTGCTAAGGCTTACTTAGTTAACACTGGCTGGAACGGTACAGGCAAGCGTATCTCAATCAAGGATACCCGTGGTATCATCGATGCTATCCTGAACCACTCAATCGATGCTGCTCCAACAAAGCAGATTCCTTACTTCAACTTCACTGTTCCTACACAGCTCGAAGGTGTTGCAACAGATATTCTCGATCCACGCGACACTTACGCTGATGCAGCTGAGTGGGAAGAGAAGGCTAAGGACCTCGCAGCTCGTTTCATCAAGAACTTCAAGAAGTACGAGGACAACGAGGCTGGTAAGGCTCTCGTAGCAGCTGGTCCACAGCTCTAAGTCTTTCGGAATACTTCTGAACAGATAATCAGGCTCCCATCCGCAGCAATGCGGGTGGGAGTTTTTTGTTTCTGTTATATGAAGGTTTGCGGATGTTGGTTGGGTTTGGTGGGCGATAATACTCTTTTAGACTGTTCGGAAGCATGCCCATCAGCAGGAAAAGAATACTGGTGTGTTATTGATTTGTTGTGAAATATATTTACACTAAAGACTGGCTGACATGACTTCATTCCGTCTCAAAAGGCTTTTTTGGACACGCTTGTAAAGTGATTGTTGTCAAATGGTTATAGAGCTGTGCAAGAAAAGGTGCTTAGTTGGACTTCAAAAGGGCATCTATTGGAGCTCAAAAGGGCATCTATTAGACGTCAATCTGGCGTTAATTCAAATGCAATTAAGCATCAATAGTTTTCCATGTGCTGATTTTTTATTGCAAAATGGAAGGTAGTAACGGCTTCAAGGTTTGTGGAGGTAAGATGTTCTTCATCGGTTCTTTGTTTTGGAGATACGGTTGTCGTCTTTCCCTCCAATGCCTGCCTGCTGGCTATGCTGTTTTCTGAATCAACCTTAAACCCAAATCGGTCATTAGAGCCTGAACAGATTTTGTTTTATTGTCGAGCAGATTGGACTGTCTTTGCAACGCAGGCGTAGCGGGCTACGTCAAGTTAAAAAGACAGACAAGATGCCGACAAGAAAATAAAAGATGTTAGGATACAATATGAAAGTAAGAATTATAAATATTGTGGCCTAATGACCGATTTGGGTTAAATAGTCTTTTCGCCGACTACTCCTTTCTTTGAAGGGTAGTTGGTGAATTTTATTGTTGCATTAACCAAAGAAATCCTTTAGCAATTCTTACTCCGTTGTCTTGGAAATGATTACCTTCGTTCCATTCCATCTTACAGTTTACACCTTTCTCTTTGAGGAGCTGTTCCTGTCGGAGAATATCTTTGCTGATGGTTTTCATCAGCTTTGTTTTCGTTTTTTCTTCTTTGTCGCCGAGGCTGAGGTAGGCGTGTTCCACTTGTGGCTGGTGGGTTTCGGCATAGTCGAGCCAGCCTGTGTACCATGCTGAGGGAGAAGCTGAAGCTATGCCTTTGAAAGGAATGTCAGGCTGATAGGCTGCCCAAAGGGCAAAGAGTCCGGCAAGTGAATAACCTCCTAAGAGGGTGTTGCTCTTATGGGTATTTAGTGGGTAACGGGAATTAATCTCGGGGAGTAGCTGTTCTTTTATATATAATAAGGTGTTACTTGCACCATCACCAAAGGGTATCTTGCCGAAAACAGGTGGGGCAGTCCAAGGCGTGAGTTCGGCATTCCATTTGCTTATTCGTATGGCAAGATGGACGAAGGGTAGCTGCGTGTTCTTTTCAATATAGGTGATTTGTTGCTCTAACTCTTCCGTGTCATGGCTGTCAACAGGCTGGATGAGGAAAAATTTTGCGTTTTCCTCGCTATGTAGGATGCAGGTATGGGTTCCTATCTCAATCGTCTCGCATTTATGTCTCATATTAATATCTTCTAAGTTTACCTGCAAAATTAAGCAAATTTTAAGCAAAATGATTGATGTAGGTCAATTTTAAACAGAATAAGGCATGTTTTTAAAACTTTTTCCTCAAAACATTTGGAGGTTACACGGAAAGTCTATACCTTTGCACTCGCTTTACGAAACAAGCCGTCTGGCTGACAAGAGTGAGGCGACAAGGAAAAGAGTTCTTTGAAAAGATTTACATAGACAGAGAAGTAGTACAAGAAGCGTCTGTTTGGTATTATATCAAATGGACGGGTAAAAGAAACGAACCGTTCAATTCGGTACTGGGGTCTGGGGTTTCCCCTTTCCTCATTACTTTTGAACACAAGGTGGTTCTTTGAGCTTGATATTTCAGGATAGGCGTTCTGGAACAGGGATTACTCGGTGAAGTGCCGGGAGCAGCGTGGTATTCGTTACCACCCGCCACCCGTCATCCATCACCAAGACATATTTTACAATGGAGAGTTTGATCCTGGCTCAGGATGAACGCTAGCTACAGGCTTAACACATGCAAGTCGAGGGGAAACGGCGAAGGGTGCTTGCACTCTTCGGACGTCGACCGGCGCACGGGTGAGTAACGCGTATCCAACCTTCCCATGACCGGGGGATAACCTGCCGAAAGGCAGACTAATACCCCATGGCCTTCACTGACGGCATCATATGTGAAGTAAAGATTCATCGGTCATGGATGGGGATGCGTCTGATTAGCTTGTTGGCGGGGTAACGGCCCACCAAGGCTACGATCAGTAGGGGTTCTGAGAGGAAGGTCCCCCACATTGGAACTGAGACACGGTCCAAACTCCTACGGGAGGCAGCAGTGAGGAATATTGGTCAATGGGCGCAAGCCTGAACCAGCCAAGTAGCGTGCAGGACGACGGCCCTATGGGTTGTAAACTGCTTTTGTACGGGGATAAAACGGCGGACGTGTCCGTCCTTGCAGGTACCGTACGAATAAGGACCGGCTAATTCCGTGCCAGCAGCCGCGGTAATACGGAAGGTCCGGGCGTTATCCGGATTTATTGGGTTTAAAGGGAGCGTAGGCCGGGGATTAAGTGTGTTGTGAAATGTAGACGCTCAACGTCTGACTTGCAGCGCATACTGGTTCCCTTGAGTACGCACAACGTTGGCGGAATTCGTCGTGTAGCGGTGAAATGCTTAGATATGACGAAGAACTCCGATTGCGAAGGCAGCTGACGGGAGCGCAACTGACGCTTAAGCTCGAAGGTGCGGGTATCGAACAGGATTAGATACCCTGGTAGTCCGCACGGTAAACGATGGATGCCCGCTGTTGGTACCTGGTATCAGCGGCTAAGCGAAAGCATTAAGCATCCCACCTGGGGAGTACGCCGGCAACGGTGAAACTCAAAGGAATTGACGGGGGCCCGCACAAGCGGAGGAACATGTGGTTTAATTCGATGATACGCGAGGAACCTTACCCGGGCTTGAATTGCAGGAGAACGATACAGAGATGTTGAGGTCCTTCGGGACTCCTGTGAAGGTGCTGCATGGTTGTCGTCAGCTCGTGCCGTGAGGTGTCGGCTTAAGTGCCATAACGAGCGCAACCCCTCTCTTCAGTTGCCATCAGGTAGTGCTGGGCACTCTGGAGACACTGCCACCGTAAGGTGTGAGGAAGGTGGGGATGACGTCAAATCAGCACGGCCCTTACGTCCGGGGCTACACACGTGTTACAATGGCCGGTACAGAGGGACGGTGCAACGCAAGTTGCATCCAATCTTGAAAGCCGGTCCCAGTTCGGACTGGGGTCTGCAACCCGACCCCACGAAGCTGGATTCGCTAGTAATCGCGCATCAGCCATGGCGCGGTGAATACGTTCCCGGGCCTTGTACACACCGCCCGTCAAGCCATGAAAGCCGGGGGTGCCTGAAGTCCGTGACCGGAAGGATCGGCCTAGGGCAAAACTGGTGATTGGGGCTAAGTCGTAACAAGGTAGCCGTACCGGAAGGTGCGGCTGGAACACCTCCTTTCTGGAGAGGATGCCTTTCCTATGTCATTTGCCGGATCTATTCCGGCAGTTCAACGGAATGACCTTGGTTCGTCTCTTCTTCTTGTACTGCACTGACTCTGTATTATATAAATGACGGGAGGCCTGAGTTCAAGGCTCACGCCGGGGTTCAAGCCCTTGACCTCCACCACGCTGGCACGGATACATCTCCGTCGTCCGGCACAGGATCTTTGACATATTGACACAAGCAAGACTGTATGTAGAACTGATTCTTCATGTTCATGAAGGATCGGAATTCTAAAGAAGTTTAACTTCAAGATTAGAATCACACAACAGCTGAAAGTATGAGCTACATTCCCTGCGGTCATTCGCAGGGAAGGCGAAGAAAGTAAGAAAGGGCGCATGGCGGATGCCTTGGCTCACGGAGGCGATGAAGGACGTGATAAGCTGCGATAAGCCCTGGGTAGGTGCAAATGACCTTTGATCCAGGGATTTCCGAATGGGACAACCCGGCAGGCTGAAGACCTGTCATCACTGCATCTGCGGTGAGGCGAACGGAGGG of Prevotella fusca JCM 17724 contains these proteins:
- a CDS encoding glycosyltransferase family 2 protein; the protein is MNGTQHISVVINTYNAEEHLKAVLEAVKDFDEIVICDMESTDQTLDIARSYNCKIVTFPKGNLRIVEPARQFAIDKASSPWVLVVDADEVVTPELRKYLYDAIQKDDCPDAIAIPRKNYFMGRMMHSSYPDYILRFLRRSKCSWPPVIHAAPKVDGNILKIPASRMELAFEHLANDSVADIIRKNNTYSDYEVPRRRKKNYGCMALIYRPAFRFFKSYFLKRGCRDGIPGLIHAVLDAGYQFAIVAKLLEEKQAKQG
- a CDS encoding glycosyltransferase; protein product: MSSEQNKDVKRRFHIVFLMSRFLDGGIDTVLIEYLKHLAKNEEVKVTLAISTAMGTLEVYRHEVPKNVKTVYFSQSRYLTKIPQRRVVKKASKISKFYDELVNNPIRRHRAQKAIRRLAETADLLIDFDCCAYSFLHNVCAKKIAYFHFSFAQVMKQNSRRMKRIGRELENYDTVITISKAMQEEGCRLFPALKDKIEVIYNAKNPEIIRQKAAVTPDDERIKRPFLLAVERLEESQKDLTTLLEAYALLRKEYHREEWLYIIGKGRSEDELKEKAKELGIDDRTVFLGFCANPYPWMLHSKMLVHSAKFEGLPTVLIEGLLLNKLMVATDCPTGPQEILDNGKAGLLVPVGNAAAFAKETNRLLNDSQLQAYILEGVRNRATDFTFQAVDGQLKKIGIGVNK
- a CDS encoding LemA family protein, with product MANLLDEVTGPVNDAGRDVHVIDRQLPVQVGFGSTLFQIALWVVIPVLVLLYVLVMGGALPNALMVGVVGCLLGILPGVIFIFMKISARNYFQQLEQRIQAEASNIDNYLEQRVQILQNVAGLVERAIDLDKDVMKAVAALRGGGVNEGNRSDVNAQVNAAFGRLFPQVEAYPELKAHNAIADAMQQNNYLQREITAARTVYNSRVTQWNTDIFSWPTKMIVAARQGYTTRIPFTASAETREAAREKFF
- a CDS encoding MAG1210 family protein encodes the protein MVEDIYDPLNEYISTFKAKFKKVAEETFDRLADEAQVDVEANRETCRQIYEDEARLEDVSSRIVWWTVLCVILWICVVAGVALVYVKWNEFPMEHLLLIAGAEALLLVFLLMKVHPVLKRLRSQKGELVEKVGALKQDAWNQMAALNRLYDWDIFTRMMSKTVPRLEFDPYVTTQRLADLRTTYGWDDSFNTERSVLYAHSGLINGNPFVICRTRKMEMGQKTYHGQRTIYWTTTETGPDGKTRTVHRSETLHASVTAPYPEYIERTRLIYGNTAAPDLTFYRKPNGLAGKESSLRFKWDRFWLRRKARNLENGDFAMLTNEEFEVAFNTSNRNDNQQYALLFTPLAQQTMMALLQDRTEGYGDDFDFDKNRMINTIMPLHIQEMELDMNPDQYRSFDFEKARKDFYEINARYFRAIYFSFAPLLCVPMYQQIRSQQDIYGHDMEAKSSFWEQESLANFWGQEHFEHTYCVTPCILKTTAKAQGDGNTLINVTAHGFRSESRMSYISKLGGDGSWHDVPVKWYEFLPVEGNGQILMQEDNQQGDVTMSQTQRMTHISDVLQKTHLDVYRRHIASKV
- the upp gene encoding uracil phosphoribosyltransferase, which translates into the protein MDIINFSEQNSIINQYLAEIRDKDYQKNRLLFRNNVMRIGEFEAFEISKTLNYEPKNVVTPLGTAQVNVPTDKVVLATIFRAGLPFHNGFLNIFDHAGNAFVSAYREYKDADHHEVGIHVEYLATPDINGKTLIIADPMLATGGSMELGYKAILSKGMPRHVHVACLLATPEGIAHIRKTFPEDSTTIWCAAIDEGLNEHKYIVPGFGDAGDLCYGEKI
- the pckA gene encoding phosphoenolpyruvate carboxykinase (ATP), producing the protein MAKFDKSVLEKYGITGTTEVLYNPSYEVLFNEETKEGLDGFEVGQETELGAVNVMTGIYTGRSPKDKFIVDDENSHDTVWWDSEEYHNDNHRASKETWAAVKDIAQKELSNKRLFVVDGFCGTHKDTRMKIRFIVEVAWQAHFVTNMFIRPKDEADFDQEPDFVVYNASKAKVENWKELGLHSETAVVFNVTSKEQVIINTWYGGEMKKGMFSMMNYFLPLKGIAAMHCSANTDMKGENTAIFFGLSGTGKTTLSTDPKRKLIGDDEHGWDDNGVFNFEGGCYAKVINLDKESEPDIYGAIRRDALLENVTVDENGKIDFEDKSVTENTRVSYPIYHIKNIQRPESHGPAAKQVIFLSADAFGVLPPVSILDAEQTKYYFLSGFTAKLAGTERGITEPTPTFSACFGQAFLELHPTKYAEELVKKMEKSGAKAYLVNTGWNGTGKRISIKDTRGIIDAILNHSIDAAPTKQIPYFNFTVPTQLEGVATDILDPRDTYADAAEWEEKAKDLAARFIKNFKKYEDNEAGKALVAAGPQL
- a CDS encoding alpha/beta hydrolase → MRHKCETIEIGTHTCILHSEENAKFFLIQPVDSHDTEELEQQITYIEKNTQLPFVHLAIRISKWNAELTPWTAPPVFGKIPFGDGASNTLLYIKEQLLPEINSRYPLNTHKSNTLLGGYSLAGLFALWAAYQPDIPFKGIASASPSAWYTGWLDYAETHQPQVEHAYLSLGDKEEKTKTKLMKTISKDILRQEQLLKEKGVNCKMEWNEGNHFQDNGVRIAKGFLWLMQQ